A stretch of DNA from Sylvia atricapilla isolate bSylAtr1 chromosome 3, bSylAtr1.pri, whole genome shotgun sequence:
ttttcaaaagcaagcAGATCTCATCATTGTCACATGAAGCAAGCTTTAACCTTCTGGAGAAGGATGATCAGAAGTTTCCTTCATGATTCCAGATGACCAGCACATCATCCAgcctcagcctggagcagcagagagactGAAGCATTGTCTCAACCCCCTATCCTTTTACATGAGCTTCTCAGTCAACCCCTGGAAATACCAGCCACAGGAATAGTTTCCTAATGGTAAATTAACTTCCAGTTTGAGTCCTTTAGACAAGACggtatatttttaaatcctaTGCTTTAACTCAGGCAGAAGTTCCGCATAACCTTTATGCAAAAAAGACTATGAGATGAGATTCTATGGGCTGTGCAATGCAAATTCACAAATCAATCAATCATAATAGCCAAAACTGACCTGAACATACATtaaggttgggtttttttcattttcatagtATACATTACAAACATATACAGGAAATCCACTTGGTATAGATGAATTCACCAGAAAGTACCATTTTTTTAGAGTATGCCTCTAAGAaaagttgttttatttaaacaagAAATCAGATTACAAgtgttcttttttcctcttgcaagCTTAAGCAGGTTTAGCAGGTACTCCTATTACTGGAGTAATAGGAAAGAGTAGGAAAATACTTGTTATCTATTATTTGCATTGCTGCAGCACATTCAAGCACCTGTCAGCGAGCAccccacagagaaaagaaactgtCCCCCCTTCCCAAAGAGCTAATCTGCTGTGAGGGAAAAGAGGCACAGTTCCATCTAGACAGTCATGAAGAGCCCAAACTGCTAGGAAAATTATGGTCAGCACAATGAGCAGATCAGTGTAATTGTTCTTACTTGtattatttaattcaaaatgaCATTGCATCTAAACAATTTATGAAAGGTTGTTATGGTTATGCTGATGtagtattttttctgtgatttgatTTTGATAATATATTCAGTacctctttttaaaagacaactCCTTTTGGAAACTACTTTTTGGTCACTGAATTTTACTGTTGTCTAGTTGGACAATTCAGGGGTGGGGGTGTTTCTTTGactttttcaaagaattttcaTAGATTAGGAGAACAAGCCTTTCTCTTCCAAAATGCAGGATATCTTTACCTACCTTTTATCTGAGCACTATACTAAGAGGCATGTCAACAACCTCTCAACCAACTAAAATCTCCTGCAATGTACTGACACTTTTCTTCTAACACAACATCAAAGCAGTAACTTCTCAAAATTCTGGAACTGCTTGTGAGTCCAAGGTCTCATTTGTGTCACTATTACTTCAGCCGctccacattttcttttctccgTAATTTTCATGTGAAGAGCACGCTGCTTTATCAGCTGGACAGCCCTTGCATGTCACTGCAACCCCAGACTTAGCTGCACTGTAACACCACTATCAGGCTAGAGAGGAGAGAATGCTCCTACAGAAACCGGTGGTTTACTTCATTATTCTCCAGATTCTGGGGTTGATTTTATCAAGACTCCATACTGGATTCATCTTTTAATTTCCCCTATGGCTTTTGGCGGCTCCAAGATTCCTACTGACTCTATCAAAAAAGGAGTATAGTTtaccaggaaagcagaagaacTGTAACTCTGACATACGGAGAGAAGGAAATCTTGTGTAGGCAGTCAACAGAAGGATAAGGAAAGCCCAAAGGAGTCATCGCCTCAAAACGTTCTGTTTCACATTGCTGAAACTGGTTATTTGTATACACTGGTGGATCTTTTGTGTTAGTTAGGTGTTATTTAATGATCTGAACTACTTTCTAGGGACCAGTGGCCAAATACAGCCCACATGGCAGCTCACACCATTCACCACTTCCTGAAATACCCCCTCTGTGGAGAAACGTAAGGGACTGTTACTCGGTTGCAAACCAGACTTGGTTACACCCGGGTTGCTCAGCCCTGCCGGGACGGTTCTGGGACAGCCACAGCGACTGAAGCTGGTAAATATTTTACACGCAGACAGGTACTTACAGGCTTTTCCTCACCATGATAAAGTTTAAATCTTAATCTTGAGCTGTCGATTTGCAggtccttttcctttcttaaaaatcactattattatttattttaagacttCTAAAGCTCCCGGTGGGTTAAAGTGTAGTTTTGTGTTACTTTGGTTTGGGcgtttgtggggtttttttgctttagcaTTGGAGCTCACTCGGTGCATCTTGTGGCTGCTATTGTTCCCTCCTCTCCCGAAACGCGATCCCCGGGTAGGCGGGCAGGGGCAGTGGCCGCCAGCAGCCGGCACGGCACTCCCGCTCTCGAAACGCGCCGGGATTCCCCATCCTGCGGCCGGCCTGAGTGCATCCATGGGGAAAACCGCCGGGAACGGCGCCCAGCAGCCGGGCAGGCACAAGTCCGGCGCTGCGAggcgcggagcggagcgcggGGCTCTCCCTGCGAGAGGCGGGCGGGACCCGCTCCGCGCCGAGCCCGCCGAGCTGAAGCCCCGCATGGCGCGGCCCCGCTCGGCGGCGGCAAGGTGAGTCTCCGGCAGCGCCGCTTGGGCCGGGGCAAGAGGGGGACGGGACTCCGAGCGGATCTCCCGCGGGCTCCCGGCGAGGCAGCCCGGCTGAGCCGGagcgcgggggcggcgggcgggagccgggcggggcgcgggcggcggctccCCCTGACCGGGCGGCGCTTGGTTTCTCCTGCCAGCGGAGGCAGGGCCAGGCGCGGCGAGGGTGGGCGCGGAGTTGgcggcagggctgggggcagtcGGCGGCGAGCTCCGGCGGAGTTTGTCCTGCACGCGGGGTGGGAGGTGAGGAACGGGGTCCGGAACCCGGCTCGGCTCCGCTGCGGGTTTTAGGGGCGGGAGTTTGTAGCGGCCGCGGAGCGGAGAGGAAGAGCCCCGGGGCAGGGACGGCAGGTGGGGAGCCGCGGGACACGGTGGGCGGCGGCGGGTCAgaccctcctcttcctctccgTGCTGCCCCGGTGGAGTCGACGGCCGGGTGGGAAGGTGGCGGCGTGAGCTGGAAGTAGGCGAAAACTTCCTCCGCGTGTTCTCCCGCTCTGCCGGGGGCCATCCGGGCGAGCCGCGTACCGGGAGCGGGACACGGGCTGGGGGAGGCGCGTGGGCGCGGGCAAGAGGAGCCGTgccgccccgccgctgccgtctccctttccttccctgccgCAGGTCTCCCTGCGAGAAGCGAAGCGGAGCCAGCCCCCGAGGGGAAACGCCTGGCTCTGAAGGAAGGGCTGCCCGGAGCCGGCCCCCGCCTCGCCGCGCCGCCCGAAGCCGGAGGCGCCCGGAGGGAAAAGTTgcgtgcggggccgggccgggcgcgaTGCCGGGGCGCGGCGCActctgcctggggctgctgctgcccgtcCTGCTGGGCTGCGGCTCGGCGCAGCCCGGCGGCTGCCCGGCCCTCTGCGAGTGCTCGGAGCCGGCCAAGACGGTGAAGTGCGTGAACAGGAACCTGACGGCGGTGCCCCCCGACCTGCCGCCCTACGTGCGCAGCCTCTTCATCACCGGCAACCCCCTGACCGAGCTGCCGGCCGGCGCCTTCCCCGCCCAGCGCCTGCCCGACCTCGCTTCCCTCAACCTCAGTGGCAACCACCTGCGGACCGTGGAGGCCGGCTCCCTCGCCCTGCCCGCCCTGCGGCAGCTGGACCTCAGCGGCAACGCGCTGGTCTCCTTCAGCCCGCAGGCCTTCGGGGAGGGCGGCAGCCCGCTGGAGGAGCTGACCCTCCGCGGAGCCCTGCGCAACCACGGCgtcctgctcagcctggccGCCCTGCTGCAGTCCGGGGCCCTGCGCAACCTCAGCCGCCTGGAGCTGGCCGACAACggggtggtgctgctgcccGCCGGCATGTTCACCGCCCTGCCGGCCCTGCGGCAGCTGGACCTCAGCAACAACTCCCTGGTGGGGCTGCGAAATGTCTCTTTCCAGGGACTGGGCCAGCTGCAGAGCCTCAACCTCAGCGACAACTCCCTGGGCGTGCTGTGGAACAGCACCCTGGCCCAGTTCCGCAGCCTGCCCGCGCTCCGGCACATCGTCCTGGGCCGCAACACCTGGGTCTGTGACTGTGCCATCGAGGACCTGGTGGCCTGGCTCAAGGAGAGCGACCAGGTGGAGGGCAAAGAAGCCCTGACCTGTGCCTCTCCTGAAAAGATGTTGGGCAAAGCTCTGCTGAAGATCAATGGCTCGGACCTGAACTGCTCCGTGCCCACAGACCTGCCTTCCCAGCTACAGACTTCATATGTCTTCCTGGGGATAGTCTTGGCTCTCATTGGGGCCATATTCCTCCTAGTTTTGTACTTGAACCGAAAAGGAATCAAAAAGTGGATGCACAACATCCGAGATGCCTGTAGGGATCACATGGAGGGCTACCACTACAGATACGAGATCAATGCAGACCCCAGGTTAACAAACCTCAGCTCCAACTCAGATGTCTGACAAAGTGCCCCGGATGCAGGGCAGTGTGAAATACCTATGCATGAAAAGTAGACTTATGCTTTACCCTTGTGCTTGCTTCCATCTCCCCTGAAAAGTCTCAGACATGCTTGTAACTTGAGGGGGATTCACCTCCCTGTGATgtcaagttatttttattttgagacaCTGGACTGCTGAGCATGGCGTTCAGCTGTGTGTAGGAAACAAGCTGCTACTTACTTTCCTCCTTACCTGTCTGTACTTGtgggaaactttttttttcaagatgtcaaaagaaaaaaaaggattctcTCTGATGATCCAAACCCACCAGAGTTTATAAAACGTTTACTGATGCAGACGCCATTCAACAAAAGCTGCCTCAACTTTTTAGGATAAAAATGTTATGTTCCTCTGTGCCAGTTTTGATCTTGGATATCTGAATTGAGATGCGATGATTACATTTCATAGACTATcttgagattttaaaaaccaaatgGACTCCTTTTAACAGCTCTTCAGAAGGAAATCACATAACAAGCATGCACAAATACTGTATAGTTTTACATGTTAGGAAATTTATGATCTCAGTAAGTCTCTTACTATTTTGTAGTTATTTTTGATTGCAGTTTACGTGACTTGACAGAATTTTTATACGAACTGCATCTAAACTCCATCCAAACTCAGTCTGAACTGTTGAATTCAATAAATAGTCTTACAAGAACTGTCGTGAGAAAAGTGGACATCTAAGAATATGAATAGTGCTATAGTCTCTAAAGTAATAGCCCTGCCGTAGTAATATGAATAAAAGTTTATACAAATGTGTAGCTTGGAGCCATAAATGTTTGACAATTTTGTGATCTATGCTAGGAGAATTACATTGAGCTTAATTACACTGAGAATTAAACGCCGAGAGCAGTTTCACTTGGCACAAACCCCTCAGACTGCTCTTGGAAAGCACCTGCATAATGTCAAGACAGATGCTAGGGTCTACTTTCCTGGGAAGGACAAGCTAATAGAATTTTCGTAAGGTCTTCTCtaccaaattttaaaaaaaaaccaacaaattaaATTGTGGAGTTGgtaagctaaaaaaaaattttacgTGACCAGAATGGCTTATTATAAAAAACCATACTTATGTGTCCTGAACTAAATTAAATGCAGCTCAATTGTGCAGTCAGCAAGCTCTAGGCTTGTGCATCACTACAGCATTTATTAgattgctgtttcctttttaagaTCTCGGTACTTGTGAAGTTCTGTAGTGATCTACATTCAGTGACTCGGTGGAACTTTACATTTATCTTAATGCATTTAACAGGTGCACTTCAGTATGGTATGTTGCTCACTACTTCCTTGGGAATGCATTTTCTTGTAAATAGATAaagcatgcaaaaaaacccttcagaatGCCTAATTTGAGATGCAACTCTGACCACATATAGAAAGGTTAGCAAGAACCTTGCAGTGGCTGCCAATAATTAGTGCACTTTTTCTAGTCTATTTATGGTTTCTTGATGAAAAATAAGTACACCAGCTGTAAAAGTGTGATGTGACTTGATATATATCACTTTATCTGTGGAGCTTTTTCCATGGTCACCGTTGCTTGAAGTTCTTGAGCATCTCTCAAATTTTATAATTGCTGGCtaattctttttgctttcagaagtgACATTCTCATAGATGTATACATTTGGTAAGAGCtcataaatataaaatagtcTTTAAAGTATCAAAAGAAATATCTATTTTAGGCATCAGTAttattcaaaagcatttttcatcttGCAACTTCAGACAAAGCAAGTAGCACCACTTGCTTCTGACTAATTTTCTACTGCTTTCAATTGGATTTGTTTAATAGCAGTAAATTTTTATGTGCATTTACCCTTAAAAGTAcgaaaaaaaaagaatgggtATGAAGTACAACTATTGTTTTGTAAATCAGTATATTTTGCAATTAATGTGAATTAAGTGATAGCATATTTCTCCTGCTGTAATTTAAATGTATGAGCAATATCTGGTTAACAGCGTATGAATTAAGTTTGTGGATTCTTATAAAGCAGGCTGCCCGTCTGAATATTAGCTGCCCATATTTTAAGGATAGTGTGAAAACCCCCGTGTGAAGAACTATTACTGTTGCCACTATGCAAACCCTTCATACTTGGTATACATCAGATAGTTTATGTAAGAAGCTAGAATTTACAGTAGCTATGCAATGTGCTTTGTTGTATGGGTTATTCCGGAGATTATCATCTTACTCTTACCTGTACAGTGCCAAGAGGAGTAAAGCGTCATCCTTGCTTAAGATGCTCCTGTCATATAATAGATAAAATACATGCAAACCAAGCCATTTCTTGGGCAATTTCCTGAGTTTTGTTGACAGATACTTTAAAGTAACTACAGTAAAAGCAATTATCCGTGATGTGCTAATGTAATGGCCGTGCATTTGTAGAGCTGTGTAAGGACAGGCAACGACTTTAATTGCATTCTCTCACCAATGGAGTGAGTACTTGTATAGTGGGCAAGTCTAACTGTTGTCACTGTTACAGCACATATTATTCtaaagattattattattactattatttttgtaTCTTAGTCAATGTAATAGAAATTTATCAGAGATCTGGTGACAgctactttaaaatattttttgtcatttgcttACATGTGTATTTATTAGGATGTAACATTTAGCATGTGTCAGTGTTGTGTTGGATGATGTTCCCCTACAGTGTTTGACCAACAGTGAATGCTTTGGTGTTTTGTACAATGCATTATTTGATCTAAATTCCCTTCTATAAACAGTGcttgaaatttgttttgctttttttttttttacaaaataattaacAGTGGTACTCGAAGACACAGAAAAGTAGATCCCACACTACTTCAGAGCATGGTTAAAAACtaaacacttcaaaaataattagtttCAATGTTCTTCTGAAGCACATTTTATAATCCTACTCTGCTTCGACACCCGAGATTCCAATTGACTACTATTTCCAGAGCAGCTTATTCATTCATTCTTCAATAAAACACATGCATTTCTAAATGCCtctaaaatgtgttttgtaTACATAAACTCCCTAAGTTCTGCATGACACAGTTGTCGCTGAAAAGCATCTAAAGTAGTGGGTAAATCTTCACGAAGGGCTGCtaagaagcagaagaagcagaaaggatAATTTTTCCAAGATTCAGCTGCTTTATTAAATCTAGTTTTAGTTGTTACAATCTTAACATGTTTGtagaaaaacagcacaaagaatCGACAtagttttaatatatttttatattaaacacTTTGGATAAGTGGTGTTGCCAGGTAAGAaaattccccaaatcccccttCAACCAAGGTACCTTTATATTggatcatttttattttattagataatttttattttgccaagCCATAATATTACCACTAATTCTGACAGCCAAAAAGTGGTTTGAAGTTTTGCAACAAttgttttaaatcttttcattcagagtaatttcctttttaagcACTGGCAACAGTCCCCAGTGACACGGCAGCAAGCGGAGCAGTCTGTTCAGACCCACATTCTGTTGTTGAGATGTCACTGAAAACAGGCATGgcaaattattcaaaatatGACTGCACTAGGATCCCAACTCTCATTATTCTTCTAGCATTTTCCCTGTGGTATACTCCAGCCTTTCTGCATctgcataatttcttttttacctcATTTCCTCAAGAAATCCATTAAAAAGAGTATCATGAATCTGCACAGGTAGAGAAACCAGTCTGACTGCACCAATATTTTGAGGTCTagcatctttatttctctttaagcCTTAATGTGGAAAAGTCTTTGTCAAAGTGGACAGAATGAAAATTTGATAcgcactttttctttctctttagcAGCTGAATGTTCAAGAAGAACCATTCATTCTCAGCATATGATGCAGGAAAATAGCATTTggtaagaaaaatgttttggtttcaAGCTTctaaatgtaatttatattcTATGAGAGAAAGTGGAAGGGAGAAGCTTGTAAGGGAAGCAGAGGTATCTCTTCGTAATGGGTTCAGCACTGGAAGTCACAATGGTATGGATAGGGACAATTCCCGATTAATTCCATCCATTACATTCTGGTCATTTTTATAGGTACAGCTCTAATTTCTTCATGTTGCTATaaatagaaacattttgttAACAAGTGGTGTCCCATCTGACAATATGCAGTGCAGGTGTTTCGACTGCGAGTTTCTTGTGGAACATAATAGAAGGATGAACTTAACTCAGTGCTGCTGATGACCAGATCAGACCCATAacttaatactttttttttttttttttcaaatatgctGCTTACAAGGGGCAAAGGCCTTGGCTTGAAATCAATAAAGAAAAGCCCaataaaaaagcaggagagatAGAAAGCAGAACATTAGGAGTGTGCAGCATTTATCAGATACTTCACTAAGAAAAGAGACAAACCACGTGGGGGCTGAGGGCTCTTTGGTGATACAGGAGTAAGTGTACTCTGTTAGCTTCCCAAGTCAATACAGCAGTAGCAGAAAAGTGATGCTTTGTACCAACACAATAAACCTAACAGCACTTCTCTCCCACATTGAAAAAAGCCCACCAAGCCTTTAGAAGGAAGAATACAGGTCTGCGGTATAAGTATGTCCTTAAAAAGGACTTTCACTTTCTCAACTGTGTTACAATTTATGTGTTGTCACATCCTTGGAAAAACCTTGCTATGCCAGAAGTCATCTGTTGCGTAGGCAAAGCTTGAAATGAGGCTTTGCATTCCCAATGTTAGCCTAAATAGAAAAAGCACGCTATTAAGGAAATTAAACCAGTAATTTAGACAGCATATTTGTGGTATagttaataatttaatatttgcaaTGACTTATCTTTTTCAAAGTATTCACTAGATAGCTTTTCCTATCTGATGATAGACTAGCAGAATAACAGATTTGTGTTTCTACTAATTATGCATGAAAGCATCTGAATAAATTAGCAATATTTCAGTACATAGGGTGATGAAAATGCTAGAAATCTTGTGTTCTAGAATGTTTCACTGTTACAGAAATTTTGGATGTGCAAGAAACAGCTGTAGCTTTTTCTGATAAAAGTTTGgtttcctaattaaaaaatattcttgaggAAAACCCCAATAAAACATTTACCAGATTGCTTATTAATGTTATACTTTCACTCTGTTGATTTTGTTACTATAAATCCTTACAGATATTGAGGTCTTTACTAGAAGTGTAGTTGTCTTGCTTTTAGCCCAAATTGTTGGTTGGGCTATTAATTTACATGATAGAataatgaaaaagcaaagtCTTTATAGCTGAGCTGATTGATTTACTTAGAAAGAAATTTGGCCAGTGAATATAAGAGATTGTGCTTCAATTGTTCCTGTTATTTTGGAGGTAATTTGATAGCTTTTTTGGTTATATTATATGTggtaataatttttaagttaGATGCTAATTCTGAATTTACAGTAatgtattttcatctttttaattaGCAGATCAGACTgtgtttttcaaagttttcataAACATATTTACATAGTGAAATATAAAGGCATTGTTATTACTGATGGAACTATTAcggaaaaatgctgctgaaacagagaaaacaggtgAAAACCAGAGGGATACAAAAAAGCATTCAGTTGACAAACTTATATTCCTGCAActtcttttaatgaaattgtTTATGTTGTAACGTCATGGAAATCAAAGGCAAGAATGGTGGTTTCTCATAGATAGGTAATACAGACGTCCAAAATTTTATTCGGTAGGAACAATTTTTTAGGGTTGTCCCAGGAGCATAGCTGATAACTTAATTTTGTGTCTAAATTGTTCgctatttttggttttttgtcatTCTTAGGACAGCTAACACAGAAGGATGTTTGGCTTTACACATGGTAGATTGGTCTGTCCTAAGTTTTATAACAAAACTGGACTGTCTTAGTATCTGTCCACAATCTGCTTTAGGTATTCCATTTGTTCTAGTAGAAATTCCTTCTGTGCCATAGCCTAGGGTAGCTTTGTGTGATGTCATGGCTGTTTATACAGTAAAAAACTCATTTTTCACATGGATGTTAACAAAGATCAAATAGACATTTCAACACAATTCACTGCATATTTCATCAAATAATGGtagtgaaaaagcaaaataagaaaaaataacatttattgcCAGAATGCTGTAAGCAGTCATGAATTGACACCACATTGGAGCATTTGAGTAATTTAATCTGCTtctgaagatggaaaaaaaaaaaaaagaagaagctaTTGCACTAGCAGTTTTGTTCTTCAGGTACGTGTCTTCATTCATTCTCATTAATAGCTCATGAACAAGCAATAAACAAAGCCTCAGATAGCTACACATTTAAATCCATTTCAGTCAGAGCTTTACCCCACCGATTTTCTAGTTCCATCTTTTCAGAGGTGGGTGCTTTAGTTAGCCTGGAGGGGGCTAAGAACTCTTGAACATCAGAAGacaagaattttcattttacGTGTGCACAGGAGCATTttgcatacacacacatacatgtataaatatatttatataatgtaAAActagaggagacagaaaaggagcaaaatCCAAGGCACACTCTCTCTCCTACATTCTGTTGGCTAGCttaggggcttttttttccccccacagtTTGGAAAGGGGCCTAAGTGCCTAAAGGGAGTGGGTATGCCTCTGAAAAGCATGTAAGACATGATTCATGTTGCTGCACACCTAGTGTGACCATTAGCAGCAAATTAACAAAAACTGGTGCTGAGTGGTCAAGATTTTCTGAAGTTGCCACAGTCTGGGGTTCTGCTCTTAAAGTAGCTTAAAGGGACTTAATTTTCAAGAGTTTTTGAACATCTTTTGGAAAATTTcgcttgttttctttttaaggtaatttgaacaaaatgcagaaaaaacagttttcaatGCAAAAAGGTATATGTCTGGTACACACttgagagaaaatacaaatactcACAAGAACTTCTGAAATTCCCCtgtctttgctctctctctctctctctctctctctctctctctctctttataGTTTAATTTCTTAAACTATAAAGCCATCTCTGTAACACCAGAATATCCTTCTTCTTCTCTATCTTATTTAATCATAATTATCCCTAATCCAGATTACTTTTATCCAGCACCTTTGTATTGTGACCAAATTTGATTACTTTACATTGGTAAGCAAAGGTACAATTCCTAGGAAACAAGTCATGCATAAAATCAAATACTCAGTATTTATCACCAAGCAGATTATTATTAAGGTCATATTTGTTACCAGTTTTTCATTCAGGTTTTCCCTTTTGCTGCTTGTCCCTTTATGTTTAGCTTTTCAGCATGCTGAAAAGTTCTGTGGTAGCCCAGAGGAACTCTCTGATTCCAATTTCCAGTAACGAACAAGGAGATCTTATTTTGAGGGAATAGTCTTGAATAAAACTTGCAGAAAGAGTGCATGAAGTTTTCTGAGAGGATAg
This window harbors:
- the TPBG gene encoding trophoblast glycoprotein; the protein is MPGRGALCLGLLLPVLLGCGSAQPGGCPALCECSEPAKTVKCVNRNLTAVPPDLPPYVRSLFITGNPLTELPAGAFPAQRLPDLASLNLSGNHLRTVEAGSLALPALRQLDLSGNALVSFSPQAFGEGGSPLEELTLRGALRNHGVLLSLAALLQSGALRNLSRLELADNGVVLLPAGMFTALPALRQLDLSNNSLVGLRNVSFQGLGQLQSLNLSDNSLGVLWNSTLAQFRSLPALRHIVLGRNTWVCDCAIEDLVAWLKESDQVEGKEALTCASPEKMLGKALLKINGSDLNCSVPTDLPSQLQTSYVFLGIVLALIGAIFLLVLYLNRKGIKKWMHNIRDACRDHMEGYHYRYEINADPRLTNLSSNSDV